The Mucilaginibacter gracilis genomic interval CTTCGATCAATTAAAAAATGCAACCCGGGAGTTATATAAGGTCATAGCAACTAAATCGGATGAAATTCCGGGAAGGGCGTGCATCAGCTTTCTGTTCAAGTTTAAAACGTATTTACAAAAAGGATGCGGGAGAAATTATTTGAGGAAGCAATTAGTTGTTGAAATATTTATTCAAATAAATGGGAAGGTGTTTAAGTCTTTTATCCGCTATCTCAGCGGTAAATTCAATTGCGATTCACACTCAACCGACTTTTCGGATATTAGTGTCCGGATGGGCAATGTTTGGGTCAAGTTTCGAACTATACGGAAAAGTTCAACCCTGACTTATTTTTATTTCCCAATCCTCCAAGAGAAGCATTGATATTTATTTCAGATTTCAGATAATATCGTATCCAATCAATTCGCATAGTAAATAAAAAACTAAGTAAGTGCGTAAGAGCGGATACCATATTGATTTTTACCGGTAAGATTAACTCATTACTGGTTCCAGCTTCATAATCAATTTATGATAACACCTCATGAAGATTTCACTGGTTAAGTTAAATCACGAGAGATATAATCGCGCTTCATTTAACGCTGCCTTATTTTTTTTGTATAATTTTGAAACTTTTAAAGGAACCAAAACCTTCCTGCGGTCCGTAGCTGCTTTGAAACAGCCCAACTTGTAAAGATAAAGTGTCAAGGTCGGTACGCGATACCGGGCTTCCGGGCATATCCCTCCAAATTCTGCCATCGGCGCTGGATCTGATGTAGAATGTATTTCCGGACCTTTGAATCTGCAGATATCTGTTAAAGTTCCACCCGCTTTGAGTGTTGGTTTGTATCCGTTGCCCGGATTGAAGATTGGTGAAAAGGTTTCCGCAATTCCAGGCCGGGAATAAGCTGTTTTGCAAGAGGGCCTCTTGCGTGTTTTTGCCATCTGATGTTACCGCTTTGCGCACCATCAGCCCTACATCATTATTGCCTCTTACCGCCTTTTCCTTAAATCCGCTCAGGTCCGCAACCTCGGTCTCGGCAATAAAATCGCCAGCGATCGTTTTATAAATAAATGGCCCATAGGGCTGGTTGCCGTCCCAGTTGGATCCTTTTGATTTTAGTATAAGCGATTTATCAGCGAGATAGACGCTGCCGGCCGGCCCCGCTTGATGCAGCCCCGTTGCGCCGCTCCGGCTGCTATTACCTGCAGCAATATTGGTGGTATCCGTCTGCGTGGAAAAATCAAAATTCGTTACATTAAACTGCATTTGCGAAGTACTAACCGTGAATGCATCAGAAAAACGAGAAACATTACCAAAATTGTCCTTTACCTTAAAACGATAAGCGTAAATATGATCCGGAACTACCGTAAAGTTGGTATAATGCGGATCATCTCTCCATTCTTCGGACAAGGCATTATTCGTTTCATCCTGAAAGTAATACTGCAAATCTTGTTTTCCCTCCGTATCTGCAGCAGCAGTCATCTCGATAAGCGTAGGCGATACCGCATGTGGAGGTATAACAAAATACGGGGGGTTCAGATTCACCGGGTGAATGTTTTTGAACCAGATGTCTGTAATCTGCCTGATATCACTTGTTGTCAGTGATTGAGCAAGGCAGGTAAGTGTGCTGATAGCGTATTTAAACCCTTTTCCTTTGCTGGTATTAGCAAACAAGGTTTTAAAAAGGTCATCAATCCTGGAATTTGCAATTACTTTGACTCCGTCCAGGAAATAGGTTACCTCGCCGCTTTGTTTCGTTCTGACCAGCAAATGCCATTTTCCGCCACTTTCTTTGCGATCAGCAACTCTCCCCTTTAACTCATTTTTAAGATCCTGACTGTCGTTATATATTACCGAATCAGGTAAAAAGACGCTTAATATTAAACTTTGAACACCTGATATACCATCATTCACCTTGTAAAAATTAAAGTTATCTGAACCAGAAAATGCCACAGCGATTTTCCCGCCAACATCTTTAACCACTGGAGAAGCATTTCCGGATGCAACGAATTTTCCGCCAAGGCTTCCATTATTTACCCATTCGAAAAGTTTGCCATAACTCAGTTTACCCGCATCAAGGTATACCGGGATATCTGTAGTTTTTTTGAGATTAAACGCACTTTCAACCAGAGAATCAGGAAGTGCAATATCATAAACCTTTAAGGAAGACACTGCCGCGTTCAGGAACAACGATTTATTGGTTTTGGAGCCAAAAAATATCTTATCAGCGGCCTGCATAAACAGCATTTTATTCTCTTTGTTATTTAATACGCCGTCAACAAATACCTTTTCAAACACCCCGTCGTAAGTAATCACAATCTGGTGCCATGCCGATGCTGATGGCGCTGCAGCAAATGGAAAATCAGAAACGCCAAAGTGCTGGGCTACGCCAAAATCCCTGTTTTTTCCATAACCAAATATAGCGCCCCGATGTTCAGATTCCCCTGCAGTCCAGCTTAAAACAGGGTTCTCGTTTAACAACTCAGAACTATAAATAGTATAAGCAACCGTATAACTGTTATTGCCGCATAAAGTGCGCGGAACCTGCGCAGTAGACTCGAAGTTTTGACTGCCATTGAATACCAGGGCCTTTTTCCCTTTGATAATATCTACATAAGGAGTCCTCGCTCCAGCAACGAAGGTTCCGCCTAAGGCCCCTTTATTACGGAATTCAGGAACGAATTCGCCCTGCTGTAAACTATCTGCATCAAAACTCACCAGGAGTCGTTTTTGGACAGTAGAATCAACCTGTCCGGTCGCAGCTAATTTCCCTGATTCATCCTGAATTACTTTATCGCTATAAATTTTTATGTTCCAGATAGATTTGAACAAGCCCGGGTATTCGGTTCCCGTTATAATCAGCCTTACATACCTGGCTTTAACATCCCCGTTGTCAATCATCGGTGATCCATGTTGCTGGTTATGTGTTTTGTCAGCAAACAAATTCCATTTCAGGCCATCAGCCGATGTTTCTATTTTATATTGGTAATACCAGGTTGCATACTCAAATTGCGTAAGTACCTGCCTGATTGATTTAATCGCTCCCAGATCAATCTTCAGCCACGTTGCCGTGCCATCGTTACGGGCGGGCCTCCAAAGAGTGCCATTATTATCATCAGCGGCAAATGAAGGCCGGTAATCATCGTTGTAATAAGAGGAAGCCGTAACTGTCTTCCTATAAGCGAGATTAATTGTCTTGACGCCAGGCTTACCAAGCGGGCCAACGCCGGTATGGGTAGGAATAAGTTTCTTTATATTTCCTTCGGTATCAAACAAGATTTTATCTGCACAAACCTGACGATGGTATCCTCCATTGGAATGCGGATTATTATGCCGGTGATAAACCATGTAAAAATCGTCTCCGACCTGAATTACGGACTCATGGCCGGGTCCATGCACTGTGCCATCACTGCTGGTACTTAAAACAGGGTTATTTTTGCCGAAAACAAAAGGCCCCATTGGCCCTTTTTTGCTCATTGCATACTGTACCCGGTACGTTTCATTCTCGCAAAACCCGGATGAATAGGTCAGGTAATAAATACCCTTCCTTTTAAACATAAAAGGGGCTTCAAAAAAGTCCTTGGCTATAGTATTTGGAATTTTAGCCTTTTTTGAAAATGTATGCATATCCGCGTTCAGGAGCCCAACACCGCAGCCATGGTCAGGATAAGTGCCCCAGGTTCCCCAAAACATATAAATTTTCCCGTCATCGTCTTTAAATGTCTGGCCATCAAGTGTGATAACACCAGGGACAAAATAGTTAGGGATCATCGGTTTTCCGCCGGGAAGCAAGGGTGTCCATGGCCCGGTTGGCGAAGTCGCGGATGCTCCATAAATATCAACCGGCTGGCAGTAATACATATAGTATTTATGATCGTTCCCGTTAATAACATCCGGAGCCCAATAATAATTGGATACAGGCCAGTTCATATCCCTCATTTTCCAGTTAACAAAATCTTTTGATGTCCATACCTGTGAAGGACCATGCCCGCCGCCATTGCCATCTGTTGTTGCGTAGATGTAAAATGTATCACCGAATTTTCTTACTGTAGGATCTGCAAAATATCCGGGGATAAGGGGATTCCCATTGCCTGGTGAGGTAGCAGTATTTCCCTGGCAAAAAGCATTCTGCGCAGCAATTGTGATACCAAGCGTGATTAATAACTTTGAAAGAAACCGACACATACTATTAATAATTAAAGATCCTGTTGCGATGCAGGCAAACGACATATCCTTCCGGGTGCCCAAACCATGCTCCGACAAGGTTAACCATTTCGGTTTCGCCTTTACGTCAGCTTTTTAACCAACTATAATCGAATTTTGCAATTATTCAGCACTACCCGGTAGAAACGTATTATAAACTATGGTATTAACTTTTCATTCCTGTCAGGAAAATTAACTGTTCCTTGAAGAAAGGAGTAGTTAAAATCCAGCCAAATATGACTGGTTGTTTCCATCTTAAGTGTATCGGCAGACCGGGACCAAATAATTTAATTCTAATTGCTCCCGGTCTTAGATCACCGGGGTACAGTTACTTGTACTTGCGCAAATAAACCGCCATTCAAAAACAGGAAGAAAAGAAATATTGTTATCCGAAAAATAAAATGCCAAAAGAATCGCTAGCTGCCTGTAATTTTCAGAAGCTTGACCCCGTGAGGTGCCACCTGAAGCGATATACTGCCAACATTTTTTTTAATGTCCTTTTGAATCCATACATCCCGTATAATATTTACTGCATTTTTTTTACGCGTTAAACGTAAGTTATACCGGCAATATTTATCATTCAGGTTGAAGACCCCAATGGCAAGTCCGCCGTCCGAAAGCTTTTTTTCCCATACTTGTATACCACCAGTATTAACTGTTCTAATCGCCTGCTTTCCAAGAGTGTCCTGATCTAATGCAATTACCTCCCTGTTTTTCAGCAAATTCAATGTGAAGGCATCGAGTTTACTCATATCGCACCCAATCAGCATTGGTGCTGACAGCATGCTCCATAAGCTGATGTGTGCATATTGTTCATAAGGTGTCAGGTTAGAAGGATGAAGGTTTTCGCCCCAACCTACCTGACCGACAATCAGCATGTCCGGATCATTCCAGCCACCGGGGCTGGCATATGCGGATCTGTCAGCCTGGCTAAAACCAATATCACGCAAACTTGCCCAGGTATCCGTGATATCTTCGGTCGTACGCCAAAGGTTGCCATCCATAGCCTTTCCCCATTTCCACACGTCACGAATTCCATATTGGCATATGCTGTAAACTATATCCCGGTGTTGCAGTTTCAGCGCATCGCCCATAACCTTATAAGGTTTTTGCTGCGCAAAAAGAGTAGTATCGCCGGCGGTATTGTCTGAGTAACTGCAAAGATCGTATTTCAAATAATCTACGCCCCAGGCGGTATAGGTATCAGCATCCACTTTTTCATGCCCCAGGGACCCTAAAAAACCGCCGCAGGTTTTAGCTCCGGGAGAGGAGTATATACCAAATTTTAAACCGGCCGCGTGCAGGACGTTGCCGAGCTCTTTCATGTCAGCAAATTTTGAATTTGGGAATAGCTTACCTGATGGGGAACGTTCTGCCGCCTGCCAGCCATCATCTACGTTAACGTAATTCCAGCCATAATCCGCCAATCCACTTTGGACCATTGCTTTAGCAGAACTTTTCACTTTTTCCTCAGTTACATTAAGTCCCCAGCAATTCCAGCTGTTCCAACCCATGGGCGGTGTAAGTGCAAGCTTTGCGCCTATTTTAATGGTTAATTCTTTCTTATCGCTTCCGATATTATTTTTCACACGCAGAATCAGTTTATAGTTTCCGGCTATATCAATAATTCCCGTTAAGATTCCGGTCTTCGCATCAAAGGACAAACCGGCGGGAATATTGTCAACGGCGTAAATCATTGGTTTTTGACCGCTGGCTGCGATTTTATAAATTATCGGCGAACCCGGATGCACGCCTATGACCAGCGGACCATTTAGAATCGGGTTAAGCAGCTCAGCGGGCGTAAGCAGATATGGTGCCACTTCGGTAAATGACTTTGCCTTACCGGAAGATAATTCCTTAAAATCATAATAAACTTTTATTCCCTCCCGGTGAGGAAGAAACAATATAAACTTTTTACTTTCAAAAGGATTGACCTTTATCCTTATCACTTGCCTGCTTATAGTTTTCCCGTACATTTCGTCGACCACCCGGTAACGAAGGTCGCCTGAAATTACGGTATTAAACCTGTTGAAAAGCGTTAGCGTTCTTTTTGCTTTCTGACCCGCTAAAAATTGAATTGCAGATACGCTGAATTCAATGCCGTCAAACTTTTCCAGCATATCAATAAACGGGCTGCCCATAAAAATGCCGCCGGATCCACCGCCGTCATAAACCTTTACCGCAATAACGTTTTCACCATCCCATTTTATCAGCGGATTACTTGACGCGATACAATAATTTCTTACAGCCGGCCATTTACTGATATACCCCCCTTTATCATTCGGGAACCCACCTGTTTTTCCGATTAAAGTGCCATTAAAATAGGTTTCATCGACATCGTTAACGTGCGCCAGAAAAATACGGATACTATCCTTCCAGACCGAATTGCTTTTTAAAGCAGCGGGAATTTTTACATGGATGCGATACCAGGCAAATCCATGGTAATCGGGAAAGCCCTGACTTTGCCATACTTCTCCCACTTTGACGTCCCGCCAAGTCTGATCGGCAAAGTCCTTGTTTTTCCAATCCGGATTGTCACCCGTTGAAAACCTGGCATTATTTAAACTTATGTACTTCCCGTTCTGGGCCCTGGCCATTACAAAAGAGCATAGCAGTAAAATAGCCAAAGCATTATTTTTCATGATATCATGTATTGTTTGTTATATAATTGGGGGGTCGGCACCTGTTTTCTCTTTTACACTGCCAATCAGAAAATAAACCGGAATACCAGCCATGACAATAATTAATCCGGGCCAGGTATACGTCGGCTTATATATGATAAGCAGCAGGCAAAAGGCCAGTCCCATGATGATATAAATTAAGGGCAAAACAGGATAGCCAAAAGCTTTATAAGGCCGTTCGGCATCAGGCATTTTTTTGCGTAAAATAAATATGCCGATGATGGTAAGTACATAAAAAACCACAACAACAAATGATATCATATCCAGCAGATCGCCATACTTACCGCTCAGACTCCACAAACAGGCAAAAATGCATTGAAGCCACAAGCCAAAGCCAGGCACCGAGTTTTTATTAAGCATGCCAACCCGCTTAAAAAATAACCTGTCCTTAGCCATTGAGTAATACACCCGGGCGCCAGACATGATCAGCCCGTTGTTACAACCGAAAGTGGATACCATAATAAGCAGGGCTATTATAATGGTACCCCAGTTACCAAAAATTTGCTGTGATGCGGTTACACCTACCCTGTCCTTATCGGCAATAGCAATATCATGTAATGAGAGCACTCCCGTGTACATGATATTGGTTAAAATATAAATAACCGTAACGATCACTGTACCTAAAGCTAAACTTAAACCAATATTCCTTTTCGGATTTTTAACCTCTCCGGCAATAAAGGTAACATTGTTCCAGGAGTCGCTGCTGAATATGGAACCAACCATGGCCGATGCTATCGCACCTAATGCAGCAAGGGCAGTATAAGATGCCATTGATCCATCCGGCTTTAAGCTATGCATTGTCCATGCATTGTGCCAGTTACTGGTCCATACCGAGGTCTTTATAGCAAATAAGCCAAACACAATTAACGCCAGCAAACTTAACAGCTTGGCCATGGTAAATATAGTTTGAACGATTTTACCGCTGTTTACCCCGCGCGTATTAATGAAGGTTAACAGAACAATAACCAGTATAGAGAGCAACTGGGCTGGCGAAATGGCAATGAAGCCGAGGTCTATAGCTACCAGTGTTTCGCTAAGCTGTGGTATTAAATAGGCTGTAAACTTGGCAAAGGCGACACCCACGGCCGCTATGGTTGCCGTTTGAATAACCGTAAAAAAGCTCCAGCCGTATAAAAAACCAACCAGCGGGTTATAGGCTTCCTTAAGGTAAACATATTGCCCGCCGGCCTTTGGGAACATGGCACTTAATTCACCATAGCTAAGCGCGGCCGTGAGTGTCATAAAACCGGTTATGAGCCAGACAAACAGCAGCCAGCCTGCG includes:
- a CDS encoding putative Ig domain-containing protein; the encoded protein is MKNNALAILLLCSFVMARAQNGKYISLNNARFSTGDNPDWKNKDFADQTWRDVKVGEVWQSQGFPDYHGFAWYRIHVKIPAALKSNSVWKDSIRIFLAHVNDVDETYFNGTLIGKTGGFPNDKGGYISKWPAVRNYCIASSNPLIKWDGENVIAVKVYDGGGSGGIFMGSPFIDMLEKFDGIEFSVSAIQFLAGQKAKRTLTLFNRFNTVISGDLRYRVVDEMYGKTISRQVIRIKVNPFESKKFILFLPHREGIKVYYDFKELSSGKAKSFTEVAPYLLTPAELLNPILNGPLVIGVHPGSPIIYKIAASGQKPMIYAVDNIPAGLSFDAKTGILTGIIDIAGNYKLILRVKNNIGSDKKELTIKIGAKLALTPPMGWNSWNCWGLNVTEEKVKSSAKAMVQSGLADYGWNYVNVDDGWQAAERSPSGKLFPNSKFADMKELGNVLHAAGLKFGIYSSPGAKTCGGFLGSLGHEKVDADTYTAWGVDYLKYDLCSYSDNTAGDTTLFAQQKPYKVMGDALKLQHRDIVYSICQYGIRDVWKWGKAMDGNLWRTTEDITDTWASLRDIGFSQADRSAYASPGGWNDPDMLIVGQVGWGENLHPSNLTPYEQYAHISLWSMLSAPMLIGCDMSKLDAFTLNLLKNREVIALDQDTLGKQAIRTVNTGGIQVWEKKLSDGGLAIGVFNLNDKYCRYNLRLTRKKNAVNIIRDVWIQKDIKKNVGSISLQVAPHGVKLLKITGS
- a CDS encoding APC family permease, which translates into the protein MDTSTSFKPSLRLIDATMLVAGSMIGSGIFIVSADITRNVGSAGWLLFVWLITGFMTLTAALSYGELSAMFPKAGGQYVYLKEAYNPLVGFLYGWSFFTVIQTATIAAVGVAFAKFTAYLIPQLSETLVAIDLGFIAISPAQLLSILVIVLLTFINTRGVNSGKIVQTIFTMAKLLSLLALIVFGLFAIKTSVWTSNWHNAWTMHSLKPDGSMASYTALAALGAIASAMVGSIFSSDSWNNVTFIAGEVKNPKRNIGLSLALGTVIVTVIYILTNIMYTGVLSLHDIAIADKDRVGVTASQQIFGNWGTIIIALLIMVSTFGCNNGLIMSGARVYYSMAKDRLFFKRVGMLNKNSVPGFGLWLQCIFACLWSLSGKYGDLLDMISFVVVVFYVLTIIGIFILRKKMPDAERPYKAFGYPVLPLIYIIMGLAFCLLLIIYKPTYTWPGLIIVMAGIPVYFLIGSVKEKTGADPPII
- a CDS encoding family 43 glycosylhydrolase, whose protein sequence is MCRFLSKLLITLGITIAAQNAFCQGNTATSPGNGNPLIPGYFADPTVRKFGDTFYIYATTDGNGGGHGPSQVWTSKDFVNWKMRDMNWPVSNYYWAPDVINGNDHKYYMYYCQPVDIYGASATSPTGPWTPLLPGGKPMIPNYFVPGVITLDGQTFKDDDGKIYMFWGTWGTYPDHGCGVGLLNADMHTFSKKAKIPNTIAKDFFEAPFMFKRKGIYYLTYSSGFCENETYRVQYAMSKKGPMGPFVFGKNNPVLSTSSDGTVHGPGHESVIQVGDDFYMVYHRHNNPHSNGGYHRQVCADKILFDTEGNIKKLIPTHTGVGPLGKPGVKTINLAYRKTVTASSYYNDDYRPSFAADDNNGTLWRPARNDGTATWLKIDLGAIKSIRQVLTQFEYATWYYQYKIETSADGLKWNLFADKTHNQQHGSPMIDNGDVKARYVRLIITGTEYPGLFKSIWNIKIYSDKVIQDESGKLAATGQVDSTVQKRLLVSFDADSLQQGEFVPEFRNKGALGGTFVAGARTPYVDIIKGKKALVFNGSQNFESTAQVPRTLCGNNSYTVAYTIYSSELLNENPVLSWTAGESEHRGAIFGYGKNRDFGVAQHFGVSDFPFAAAPSASAWHQIVITYDGVFEKVFVDGVLNNKENKMLFMQAADKIFFGSKTNKSLFLNAAVSSLKVYDIALPDSLVESAFNLKKTTDIPVYLDAGKLSYGKLFEWVNNGSLGGKFVASGNASPVVKDVGGKIAVAFSGSDNFNFYKVNDGISGVQSLILSVFLPDSVIYNDSQDLKNELKGRVADRKESGGKWHLLVRTKQSGEVTYFLDGVKVIANSRIDDLFKTLFANTSKGKGFKYAISTLTCLAQSLTTSDIRQITDIWFKNIHPVNLNPPYFVIPPHAVSPTLIEMTAAADTEGKQDLQYYFQDETNNALSEEWRDDPHYTNFTVVPDHIYAYRFKVKDNFGNVSRFSDAFTVSTSQMQFNVTNFDFSTQTDTTNIAAGNSSRSGATGLHQAGPAGSVYLADKSLILKSKGSNWDGNQPYGPFIYKTIAGDFIAETEVADLSGFKEKAVRGNNDVGLMVRKAVTSDGKNTQEALLQNSLFPAWNCGNLFTNLQSGQRIQTNTQSGWNFNRYLQIQRSGNTFYIRSSADGRIWRDMPGSPVSRTDLDTLSLQVGLFQSSYGPQEGFGSFKSFKIIQKK